The Saxibacter everestensis genome has a window encoding:
- the rpmH gene encoding 50S ribosomal protein L34 encodes MSKRTFQPNNRRRAKTHGFRLRMRTRAGRAILAARRRKGRTELSA; translated from the coding sequence GTGAGCAAGCGGACTTTCCAGCCCAACAATCGCCGTCGCGCCAAGACGCACGGCTTCCGTCTTCGGATGAGGACTCGCGCCGGCCGCGCCATCCTGGCCGCACGTCGTCGCAAGGGTCGCACCGAACTTTCTGCATAA
- a CDS encoding D-alanine--D-alanine ligase family protein yields the protein MPAEPHVVIIAGGSSHEREVSQRSGRRIADALRHTGAHVETIDVETGMLEHLRDSKPDLVWPTLHGVMGEDGTIADLLNLLRLPYIGSKPRSAALSWNKSLAKNAVEAAGVAVLPDVVLPKSSFRELGATAILGALTSAMPLPLSVKPVMAGSSQGFTLVTSDLELTPAMVTCFGYGEAALIEPAVSGTEISVGVLDLGDGPATLPAVEIEAVGGSYDYDARYTAGASRFHIPARVSRETLSTVALAALAAFRALDLRHIARIDFIVDTDGRAWFLEADTAPGMTETSILPRAILQNSEPASSPTQVLAPVYRQLVDTVLATSVRS from the coding sequence ATGCCTGCTGAACCGCATGTCGTGATCATCGCCGGGGGATCGTCCCATGAACGGGAAGTCTCGCAGCGCTCCGGCCGCCGGATTGCCGACGCCCTTCGGCACACCGGTGCGCACGTCGAGACGATCGACGTGGAGACCGGTATGCTCGAACACCTTCGCGACTCGAAACCCGACCTGGTCTGGCCAACCCTGCACGGCGTAATGGGTGAAGACGGTACTATCGCTGATCTGCTCAATCTACTGCGTTTGCCTTACATCGGTTCAAAACCTAGATCAGCCGCGCTGAGTTGGAATAAGAGCTTGGCCAAGAATGCGGTCGAGGCTGCCGGGGTCGCTGTACTGCCCGATGTTGTGCTGCCGAAGAGCAGCTTCCGAGAGCTCGGTGCGACGGCGATCCTTGGAGCCTTGACGTCGGCAATGCCGCTTCCACTTAGTGTGAAGCCGGTGATGGCAGGTTCGTCGCAGGGTTTTACCCTGGTGACGTCCGATCTCGAGCTCACACCGGCAATGGTTACCTGTTTTGGCTACGGCGAAGCTGCCCTGATCGAACCGGCCGTGTCAGGAACCGAAATTTCGGTCGGCGTGCTTGACCTCGGCGACGGCCCGGCCACCTTGCCGGCCGTCGAGATCGAGGCAGTCGGCGGTTCTTATGACTACGATGCCCGCTACACTGCCGGGGCCAGCCGGTTTCATATTCCGGCCCGTGTTTCACGTGAAACATTGTCCACGGTAGCGTTAGCCGCACTCGCTGCATTCCGGGCGCTGGATCTGCGCCATATCGCCCGAATCGACTTCATCGTGGATACGGACGGCCGGGCCTGGTTCCTGGAGGCGGACACCGCCCCTGGAATGACCGAGACCTCCATCCTTCCGCGGGCAATTCTGCAAAACAGCGAGCCTGCTTCGTCTCCCACTCAGGTATTGGCTCCGGTGTATCGCCAGCTGGTGGACACCGTGCTGGCGACTAGCGTCCGTTCCTGA
- the dnaN gene encoding DNA polymerase III subunit beta, translated as MKLRVDRDVLAEAVTWAARSLPQRPPMPVLSGLMLEADVQGTVTLASFDYEVSAKVELAAEVSEAGKVLVSGRLLADISKSLPSAPVELETNGSKVEVTCGSSHFTLMTMPVDEYPALPELPAASGIVDSAVFAEAVSQVTMATSRDDTLPILTGVRVEIEGEKMTLLATDRYRLAVRELTWRPSRPDLSAVALVRGRTLSDVAKTLGGDVTVALSENGGRELIGFSSAGRQSTSLLVDGDYPKVRSLFPESVPIFAVVATAQLLEAVRRVALVAERNTPIRFKFSQGNLTLEAGAGDDAQASEAVESTLHGEDISVGFNPSFIIEGLGALGADFVRFSFTTPMKPVVISGQKAAEGEDDIGYRYLIMPIRI; from the coding sequence GTGAAGCTGCGCGTTGACCGTGATGTGCTCGCAGAAGCTGTTACCTGGGCTGCACGGTCCTTGCCGCAGAGGCCCCCAATGCCAGTGCTGTCTGGTCTCATGCTCGAGGCAGACGTGCAGGGAACTGTGACACTGGCAAGCTTCGACTACGAGGTTTCTGCCAAGGTCGAGTTGGCTGCCGAAGTCAGTGAGGCAGGCAAAGTCCTGGTCTCTGGCCGGTTGCTGGCCGACATCTCCAAGAGCCTGCCTTCGGCTCCGGTCGAGCTGGAAACCAATGGCAGCAAGGTCGAAGTCACTTGTGGTTCGAGCCACTTCACCCTGATGACCATGCCGGTCGATGAATACCCCGCCCTGCCGGAACTCCCCGCTGCATCCGGCATCGTCGATAGTGCCGTGTTCGCAGAAGCAGTCAGCCAGGTCACCATGGCAACCAGCCGGGATGACACGCTGCCGATTCTCACCGGCGTCCGGGTTGAGATCGAGGGCGAAAAGATGACGCTGTTGGCAACTGATCGCTACCGGCTCGCGGTTAGGGAACTCACCTGGCGTCCTTCACGTCCCGATCTGTCTGCCGTCGCCTTGGTCCGAGGACGCACGCTGTCTGATGTCGCGAAGACACTCGGCGGGGACGTCACCGTCGCACTGAGCGAAAACGGTGGACGGGAACTGATCGGATTTTCCTCTGCCGGACGCCAGTCCACATCGCTTCTGGTCGACGGTGACTACCCGAAGGTTCGCTCACTCTTCCCTGAGTCGGTGCCGATCTTCGCCGTCGTTGCGACAGCGCAGCTACTCGAAGCGGTTCGACGGGTGGCCCTGGTAGCCGAGCGGAATACGCCGATCCGGTTCAAGTTCTCGCAGGGAAATCTGACTCTGGAAGCGGGGGCGGGCGATGATGCCCAGGCCTCGGAAGCGGTGGAATCCACCTTGCACGGCGAGGATATCTCGGTCGGATTCAACCCCTCTTTCATCATCGAAGGACTCGGTGCCCTTGGCGCCGACTTCGTTCGGTTCTCCTTCACCACCCCGATGAAACCGGTGGTGATCTCAGGCCAGAAGGCAGCCGAAGGCGAGGATGACATTGGGTATCGCTACCTGATCATGCCGATCCGGATCTGA
- a CDS encoding ParB/RepB/Spo0J family partition protein, which translates to MSEKRKALGKGLGALIPAGAPKDRPSDMFFGSSNGDGASRKAVAGSSNGHSDDVSRETSDADLVAVPGAEFAELNVSDIVPNPRQPRQVFGEDALSELVHSIKEIGVLQPIVVRPSAASETKYELIMGERRWRATVAAGLETIPAIIRETDDENLLRDALLENLHRSELNPLEEAAAYQQLLDDFGCTQAELSERIGRSRPQISNTLRLMKLPPLVQRRVAAGVLSSGHARALLGLADGAAMEVLAQRIVAEGLSVRATEEEVLLASREEPARRNKPRAGTRHPELDDLAVRLGDRLDTRVQISLGAKKGKLSVEFASMDDLHRILDELSLQAAASAE; encoded by the coding sequence GTGAGTGAAAAGAGAAAGGCCCTCGGGAAGGGCCTGGGCGCGCTGATTCCAGCTGGCGCTCCGAAGGACCGGCCGTCGGATATGTTCTTCGGCTCGTCGAATGGGGACGGAGCGAGTCGCAAGGCGGTCGCCGGATCGTCTAACGGGCATTCAGACGATGTTTCACGTGAAACATCGGACGCGGACCTGGTTGCAGTTCCCGGGGCCGAGTTCGCAGAGCTGAATGTCTCGGACATTGTCCCGAACCCGCGCCAGCCTCGGCAGGTGTTCGGGGAAGACGCGCTCAGTGAGTTGGTGCACTCGATCAAGGAGATCGGCGTGCTGCAGCCAATTGTGGTTCGGCCAAGTGCCGCCAGTGAGACAAAGTACGAACTGATTATGGGTGAGCGCCGATGGCGCGCCACGGTGGCGGCGGGGTTGGAGACGATCCCGGCGATAATCCGCGAGACCGACGACGAGAACCTGCTCCGTGATGCTCTGCTGGAGAACTTGCACCGCAGCGAGCTGAATCCCTTGGAAGAGGCAGCGGCATACCAGCAGTTACTGGATGACTTCGGTTGTACTCAGGCCGAGTTGTCCGAGCGGATCGGCCGTTCCAGGCCGCAGATCAGCAACACCCTGCGGCTCATGAAGCTGCCGCCACTGGTTCAGCGTCGAGTTGCGGCTGGTGTACTGTCCTCGGGCCATGCCCGTGCGCTGCTCGGTCTCGCCGATGGTGCGGCGATGGAGGTTCTGGCCCAGCGAATCGTCGCTGAGGGCCTATCCGTGAGGGCGACCGAGGAAGAAGTGCTGCTGGCGTCCAGAGAGGAACCGGCTCGGCGAAACAAACCCAGAGCTGGCACCCGTCATCCTGAGCTGGATGACCTGGCTGTGCGGCTCGGTGACCGGCTGGATACCAGGGTCCAGATCAGCCTTGGCGCGAAGAAGGGCAAGCTGAGTGTGGAGTTCGCCAGCATGGACGACCTGCATCGGATACTGGACGAGCTGAGCCTGCAGGCTGCGGCCAGCGCGGAGTAG
- the yidC gene encoding membrane protein insertase YidC — protein MEWLDTILFPIKWVVAYILFFFHEGLKYVGMDAASGWTWSLSIVGLVLVIRIVLIPLFVRQIKAQRAMQLVQPEVQKLQAKYKGKTDSFSRQAMAQEQMALFKKHGTSPFSSCLPILAQMPIFFSLFRVLHTLPDIATGKLDPLGPITADIAGQIESSTIFGAQLSATFLSSPDLNVKILTVIMILLMSASQFITQKQIMAKNMSEAAMNNPFMKQQKMMLYLFPIVFAVGGVNFPVGVLIYWLVSNLWTMGQQFYVIQRMPSPGSPAEKALMERRVKKGKSPLPGMKKLEADDEPEQPRGQRQQPVRKDRVKPKTAPTTPNQSRPSADKPGQKAPNQNKAPQNKPKGNQSKPTSSPKKQNKPQKESP, from the coding sequence ATGGAATGGCTCGACACAATTCTCTTCCCGATCAAGTGGGTAGTGGCATACATACTGTTCTTCTTCCACGAGGGACTGAAGTATGTTGGCATGGACGCCGCTTCCGGGTGGACCTGGTCGCTGTCCATCGTGGGTCTTGTGCTCGTAATCCGGATCGTGCTGATCCCGCTGTTCGTTCGCCAGATCAAGGCCCAGCGGGCTATGCAGCTCGTCCAGCCAGAGGTGCAGAAGCTGCAGGCCAAATACAAGGGAAAGACTGACTCCTTCTCCCGGCAGGCAATGGCTCAGGAGCAGATGGCGCTGTTCAAGAAACACGGCACAAGCCCCTTCTCGTCCTGTCTGCCGATCCTGGCCCAGATGCCGATCTTCTTCTCGTTGTTCCGGGTACTGCACACATTGCCCGATATCGCCACGGGCAAGCTGGATCCACTCGGCCCGATCACGGCTGATATCGCTGGACAAATTGAGAGCTCGACCATCTTCGGCGCTCAGCTGTCCGCAACCTTCCTGAGCAGCCCTGACCTCAACGTGAAGATCCTGACCGTCATCATGATCCTGCTGATGTCTGCATCGCAGTTCATCACGCAGAAGCAGATCATGGCGAAGAACATGTCTGAAGCCGCAATGAACAACCCGTTCATGAAGCAGCAGAAGATGATGCTCTACCTATTCCCGATCGTATTCGCGGTGGGTGGCGTCAACTTCCCGGTCGGTGTGCTCATCTACTGGCTGGTTTCAAACCTGTGGACCATGGGTCAGCAGTTCTACGTAATTCAGCGGATGCCATCGCCCGGTTCTCCCGCCGAGAAGGCACTTATGGAGCGCCGGGTGAAGAAGGGCAAGTCTCCGCTGCCGGGCATGAAAAAGCTCGAAGCCGATGACGAGCCTGAGCAGCCCCGGGGACAGCGTCAGCAGCCGGTGCGAAAAGATCGGGTAAAGCCGAAAACGGCGCCGACTACTCCGAACCAGAGCAGACCAAGCGCGGACAAGCCCGGTCAAAAGGCGCCTAACCAGAACAAAGCGCCGCAAAATAAGCCAAAAGGCAATCAGTCCAAGCCGACGAGCTCGCCCAAGAAGCAGAATAAGCCTCAGAAGGAGTCCCCATGA
- a CDS encoding protein jag has product MTDSALAEPGKPSAAELEPDVEPDAVDGETTAATLEEEGEIAADYLEELLDIADIDGDIDIDVVGGRAQVAIVSEEQNSDLSRLVGRSGEVVDALQELTRLTVQTTTGERSRLMLDVAGFRQEQKTQLETIANKAIADVQAGAESVACRPMNAFERKVVHDAVADAGLRSESDGQGDNRHVVVYPA; this is encoded by the coding sequence ATGACAGATTCAGCATTGGCAGAACCAGGCAAGCCCTCGGCAGCGGAGCTGGAACCAGACGTCGAACCAGACGCGGTGGATGGCGAGACGACTGCGGCGACTCTTGAGGAAGAGGGCGAGATCGCGGCTGATTACCTTGAGGAACTGCTCGACATTGCCGATATCGATGGCGATATCGATATTGATGTCGTCGGGGGCCGAGCCCAGGTAGCGATTGTGTCCGAAGAGCAGAACTCTGATCTTTCCCGGTTGGTCGGACGTTCGGGTGAAGTTGTCGACGCGTTGCAGGAGCTGACCCGGCTAACGGTGCAAACCACAACCGGAGAACGCAGCCGTCTGATGTTGGATGTCGCCGGCTTCCGGCAGGAGCAGAAGACTCAGCTGGAAACGATAGCGAACAAGGCGATTGCCGATGTCCAGGCGGGAGCCGAGTCGGTAGCCTGTCGGCCGATGAATGCCTTTGAACGAAAAGTAGTTCACGATGCGGTCGCCGATGCCGGGCTTCGGAGCGAATCAGATGGCCAGGGCGACAATCGACACGTCGTGGTCTACCCTGCCTGA
- a CDS encoding ParA family protein, whose translation MPDLDETTPLGAEIARDNRRLRRLQGSSFPRPVNTRIFTVANQKGGVGKTTTTVNIAAGLAKAGLRVLVIDIDPQGNASTALGVPHHAEVDSVYDVVINDYELKDVVQDCPDLSNLRCAPATIHLAGAEIELVSLVAREQRLARALNRYLRECEEQDERVDYVFIDCPPSLGLLTVNAFVAAGEVLIPIQCEYYALEGLSQLLSNIELIQKHLNPELAVSTILLTMFDGRTNLASQVAEDVREHFPEQVLNAAIPRSVRISEAPSYGQTVITYDQASSGALSYLEAAEEIAERGAKSE comes from the coding sequence TTGCCTGATCTAGATGAAACCACGCCGTTAGGTGCCGAAATCGCCCGGGACAACCGGAGACTGCGTCGGTTACAAGGCAGCAGCTTTCCGCGGCCGGTGAACACGAGGATCTTCACCGTTGCGAATCAAAAGGGTGGCGTCGGAAAGACCACAACGACCGTGAACATCGCTGCGGGACTGGCGAAGGCCGGATTGCGGGTACTGGTAATCGACATCGATCCCCAGGGGAACGCGTCCACTGCGCTTGGCGTCCCACATCACGCCGAGGTCGACAGCGTCTACGACGTGGTAATCAACGATTATGAACTAAAGGACGTCGTCCAGGATTGTCCGGATCTGTCGAACCTCCGCTGCGCCCCGGCGACCATCCACCTGGCTGGCGCCGAGATCGAGCTGGTTTCCCTGGTGGCCAGGGAACAGCGATTGGCGCGTGCGTTGAACCGCTACTTGCGAGAATGCGAAGAGCAGGATGAGCGTGTCGATTACGTTTTCATTGACTGCCCGCCTAGCCTGGGATTGCTTACGGTCAACGCGTTCGTTGCCGCCGGCGAAGTCCTTATTCCAATTCAGTGCGAGTACTACGCGTTGGAGGGCTTAAGCCAATTGCTGTCGAATATTGAATTGATTCAGAAGCACTTGAACCCGGAGCTCGCGGTATCGACGATCCTGCTGACCATGTTCGACGGGCGAACGAATCTCGCGTCGCAGGTCGCCGAGGACGTCAGGGAGCATTTTCCCGAGCAAGTGTTGAATGCCGCTATTCCGCGCTCGGTGCGCATCTCCGAGGCGCCCAGCTACGGGCAGACGGTGATCACCTACGATCAGGCATCCAGCGGCGCGCTGTCATATCTTGAAGCCGCAGAAGAGATCGCAGAAAGAGGCGCGAAGAGTGAGTGA
- the dnaA gene encoding chromosomal replication initiator protein DnaA, whose product MPADDESIDLPKVWSNVLTRLLADDSISRQQKGFLSNAKPRGLVGREMVVLLAQNELTKSTLERQLRDHLGSAFSEELGFPVSFAIAVEPGLDADELPASEPEPARPTRPEQSEVQLPPSRIRQESTQSTDPAATPTRLNNKYTFDTFVIGASNRFANAAAVAVAEAPAKAYNPLFIYGESGLGKTHLLHAIGHYAMTLYPGIRVRYVNSEEFVNDFINTIGDNKTSAALRPAFQRRYREVDILMIDDIQFLQGKDATIEEFFHTFNALHNEEKQVVITSDLPPKQLQGFEERLRSRFEWGLLTDVQPPDLETRIAILRKKAAAERLDVPPEVLEYIASRISSNIRELEGALIRVTAFANLNRQQVDVSLAEIVLKDLISDENTPEITATAIMGQTAAYFSLTLDDLCGASRSRTLTTARQIAMYLCRELTDLSLPKIGQEFGGRDHTTVMHANKKIRDQMAERRAIFTQVTELTNRIKQQHKA is encoded by the coding sequence ATGCCAGCAGACGACGAATCGATCGACCTGCCCAAGGTCTGGTCAAATGTCCTCACCCGGCTTCTTGCCGATGACAGTATTTCCCGCCAGCAAAAGGGATTCCTGTCCAACGCGAAACCCCGCGGGCTGGTCGGACGGGAAATGGTCGTTCTGCTGGCTCAGAACGAACTCACCAAGTCGACCCTGGAACGCCAGCTCCGCGACCACCTCGGTTCGGCATTCTCCGAGGAACTCGGCTTTCCGGTTTCTTTCGCCATCGCCGTCGAACCCGGCCTCGATGCAGACGAGTTGCCCGCATCTGAGCCAGAACCGGCAAGGCCGACCAGGCCGGAACAGTCCGAAGTACAGCTACCGCCATCAAGGATCCGGCAGGAATCGACCCAAAGCACCGATCCTGCGGCGACACCCACCCGGCTGAACAACAAGTACACCTTCGACACATTCGTTATCGGGGCATCCAACCGCTTTGCGAACGCGGCAGCTGTCGCCGTCGCGGAGGCGCCGGCCAAGGCGTACAACCCGCTCTTCATCTACGGAGAATCAGGTCTCGGTAAAACACACCTGCTGCATGCGATCGGCCACTACGCAATGACGTTGTATCCCGGCATCCGGGTCCGGTATGTGAACTCCGAAGAATTCGTCAACGACTTCATCAACACCATCGGTGACAACAAGACGTCTGCGGCCCTTCGGCCGGCCTTCCAGCGCCGCTACCGGGAAGTCGACATTCTGATGATCGACGATATCCAGTTCCTACAGGGCAAAGACGCAACCATCGAAGAGTTCTTTCACACCTTCAACGCGTTGCACAACGAAGAGAAACAGGTCGTCATCACCTCGGATCTGCCACCCAAGCAGCTGCAGGGGTTCGAAGAGCGGCTCAGGTCACGCTTCGAATGGGGTCTGCTCACTGACGTGCAACCGCCGGACCTCGAAACCCGGATCGCCATCCTCCGTAAGAAGGCAGCCGCTGAGCGTCTCGACGTTCCCCCGGAGGTGCTCGAATACATCGCCAGCCGGATCTCTTCGAACATCCGGGAGCTCGAAGGCGCCTTGATCCGGGTTACCGCTTTCGCCAACCTCAACCGACAACAGGTCGACGTTTCATTGGCAGAAATAGTGCTCAAGGACCTGATCTCGGATGAGAACACCCCTGAGATCACCGCGACCGCGATCATGGGGCAGACCGCGGCCTATTTCAGCCTCACCCTCGATGACCTCTGCGGGGCGTCAAGATCCAGGACACTTACGACCGCCCGGCAGATTGCGATGTACCTCTGCCGTGAACTCACCGATTTGTCCCTGCCGAAGATCGGCCAGGAATTCGGCGGCCGGGATCACACCACGGTGATGCACGCGAACAAGAAGATCAGGGACCAGATGGCTGAACGCAGGGCCATTTTTACTCAAGTCACCGAATTAACCAACCGCATCAAACAACAACATAAGGCCTAA
- the yidD gene encoding membrane protein insertion efficiency factor YidD, which yields MINRLLRAPRYPFVWLLMAYRTVISPLYGNVCRYYPSCSAYALDAFAVHGVFKGFFMTAWRLLRCNPWSKGGVDHVHGSEAELVSRRIAAASGEPGLQPADPGEIRASAMCRNDHKDSKRMSFSPLTVRPPYGTRSI from the coding sequence GTGATCAATCGACTGCTTCGGGCGCCGAGGTACCCTTTCGTCTGGTTGCTGATGGCATACCGCACGGTGATATCTCCGCTCTACGGCAACGTATGCCGGTACTACCCGTCCTGCTCGGCCTATGCGCTCGACGCGTTTGCCGTGCATGGAGTGTTTAAAGGATTTTTCATGACAGCGTGGCGTCTGCTGCGGTGCAATCCCTGGAGCAAGGGTGGCGTCGACCACGTCCACGGCTCCGAGGCAGAGCTGGTGTCCAGACGGATCGCGGCCGCATCCGGCGAACCAGGCTTACAGCCTGCCGATCCCGGAGAAATTCGGGCTTCGGCGATGTGCCGGAACGACCATAAGGACTCCAAGAGGATGTCCTTTTCACCCCTGACCGTTCGCCCGCCGTACGGCACTAGGAGTATTTGA
- the rsmG gene encoding 16S rRNA (guanine(527)-N(7))-methyltransferase RsmG encodes MDAAELQGEPTVAGEVYRDAISTAREYASHLSTTGVEWGLIGPREVPRLWDRHILNCAVVADLVDADDTVVDVGSGAGLPGIAMAIRRPDTAFTLVEPLARRVQWLEMVVADLGLHNVEVVRARSEELAGTRRFSVATARAVAALSGLVPWTLPLLGPRGRLLAIKGQAAEEEIRKAGQALRSFGASEKKIVTVGAGLLEVPTRVVEVIVGQNGGKVPGSLRKG; translated from the coding sequence GTGGACGCTGCAGAGCTCCAAGGTGAGCCGACAGTAGCCGGCGAAGTCTATCGTGATGCGATATCAACTGCGCGTGAGTATGCCAGTCATCTGTCGACCACCGGCGTCGAGTGGGGACTTATCGGTCCACGGGAGGTACCCCGGCTATGGGACCGGCACATTCTGAACTGCGCTGTTGTCGCAGACCTGGTCGATGCGGATGACACAGTAGTGGACGTGGGCTCGGGGGCCGGTCTGCCTGGGATTGCGATGGCGATCCGTAGGCCGGATACCGCATTCACCTTGGTAGAGCCACTCGCTCGACGGGTGCAGTGGCTGGAGATGGTTGTGGCCGATCTCGGCTTGCACAACGTCGAAGTCGTCCGTGCCCGATCGGAAGAGCTTGCAGGAACGCGACGATTCTCAGTCGCCACGGCACGTGCCGTCGCCGCCCTGTCCGGGCTGGTGCCATGGACGCTTCCGTTACTTGGCCCCCGCGGCCGGCTATTGGCGATCAAGGGTCAGGCTGCCGAAGAAGAGATTCGTAAGGCAGGACAGGCGTTACGGTCATTCGGCGCATCGGAGAAAAAGATTGTTACTGTTGGCGCGGGACTGCTTGAGGTACCCACTCGGGTGGTTGAGGTCATCGTCGGGCAGAATGGTGGCAAGGTTCCTGGTTCATTAAGAAAAGGGTGA
- the rnpA gene encoding ribonuclease P protein component, translating to MLPREHRLRRSQDFSLVFRKGKRFGAKRLVVHLYIDTETHAERVGFVVSKAVGNAVARNLVKRRLRAIVARHRDQLPGGAMLVIRALPGAADAAFGDLEVEVLGGLKRFGRIQSESGSSANAEDRQ from the coding sequence GTGCTCCCGCGAGAACACCGTTTGAGGCGCAGCCAGGACTTCTCACTTGTTTTCCGGAAGGGAAAGCGGTTTGGAGCCAAGCGCCTTGTCGTGCATCTGTATATCGACACCGAGACCCACGCCGAGCGCGTGGGCTTCGTTGTATCAAAGGCCGTTGGGAACGCCGTCGCCCGCAATCTCGTTAAACGTAGATTGCGGGCGATAGTAGCCAGACATCGTGATCAACTACCTGGAGGAGCAATGTTGGTTATCCGTGCCCTTCCGGGCGCTGCGGATGCGGCATTCGGTGATCTCGAGGTCGAGGTTCTCGGCGGCCTCAAGCGGTTCGGGCGGATCCAGTCGGAATCGGGAAGTTCGGCCAACGCAGAGGACCGGCAGTGA
- the gnd gene encoding phosphogluconate dehydrogenase (NAD(+)-dependent, decarboxylating), which produces MQLGLIGLGKMGFNMRERLKKGGIEVIGYDQDPEISDVSSLDQLIERLEGPRAIWVMVPAGNVTSSVIEELGEKLDQGDLVIDGGNSRFTDDAKHAERLAELGIDFIDVGVSGGIWGLDNGYGLMVGGEAETVQRLMPVFDVLRPEGPRELGFVHAGDVGAGHYAKMVHNGIEYGLMQAYAEGFELLDSKDIVKDVTGTLKAWTHGTVVRSWLLDLLVKALEEDPGLDDIAGYVEDSGEGRWTVIEALDSAVPAPAITAAIFARFASRQDDSPAMRAVAALRHQFGGHAVKPAE; this is translated from the coding sequence ATGCAGCTGGGACTGATTGGCCTTGGAAAAATGGGCTTCAATATGCGGGAGCGCCTGAAAAAGGGCGGCATTGAGGTCATTGGATACGACCAAGATCCGGAGATCAGCGATGTGTCGTCGCTCGATCAGCTGATCGAGCGCCTTGAAGGCCCACGGGCGATCTGGGTAATGGTTCCGGCCGGAAATGTCACGTCCTCGGTGATCGAGGAACTCGGGGAGAAGCTCGATCAGGGTGATTTGGTGATCGATGGCGGCAACTCACGGTTCACCGATGATGCCAAGCACGCCGAGCGCCTGGCTGAACTGGGCATCGACTTCATCGATGTGGGTGTCTCCGGCGGCATTTGGGGTCTGGATAACGGTTACGGACTGATGGTCGGCGGCGAAGCAGAAACAGTGCAGCGACTGATGCCGGTATTCGATGTGCTGCGTCCTGAAGGTCCGCGGGAACTCGGCTTCGTGCACGCCGGAGATGTTGGTGCCGGCCACTACGCGAAGATGGTGCATAACGGCATCGAGTATGGTCTGATGCAGGCCTATGCCGAAGGTTTCGAACTGCTTGATTCCAAGGACATCGTCAAGGATGTCACCGGAACCCTGAAGGCCTGGACCCACGGAACCGTTGTTCGATCCTGGCTGTTGGACCTGCTGGTCAAGGCACTTGAGGAAGATCCGGGCCTCGACGACATCGCCGGCTACGTGGAAGACTCGGGCGAAGGGCGCTGGACCGTGATCGAAGCTCTGGACAGCGCTGTTCCCGCTCCCGCGATTACAGCGGCGATCTTTGCCCGGTTCGCCTCCCGGCAGGACGACTCTCCCGCTATGCGCGCCGTCGCGGCGCTGCGTCATCAGTTCGGTGGCCACGCGGTAAAACCCGCCGAATAG